CTACTGTTCTGAAAACGTATTATTTCGATTCTACTAATTGGTTAGTTTTGGCAGCGTGTCACCGTTAGGGATCTGTACatctctatatatttatatatatgatatTGTTTTTCAGAATGGGGATTCAGTttacttgttgttgattcttacTGGATTACAAAATATAGAGTGCTATTTTTAACAGTGCACAGTGATTATCAAAAATCTGATGCGAATCCATTTCAGCAAGTTTCAGAAGGGTAAAATAAAACGCTTTCACAAATTGGCTTATAAATTGAAACAAAGCAGAAtgagttattcatttttttaatcgaGCTGATATATTTCATaagttcttatttatttatttatttatttatttatttattccagtGCATATGTTTACTGACTTTATATTCCAGCAGTAGGCAGTAGGATAAGTGTACCTCGGGATTAATAATACCTAATTTAAAAGTTGTGTTGGAGCAATAGCGTAGGCTGAAACAGTCTTTTCTTGAAGCCAGTTGTCTGCCTGTGTCTATTTATAGCCTGGAACTGGAATAGAACTTGCACGAGTTACAACAGTGAACTGGGAATTGGAATAGTGGAGCGCTTATCGCAGGCGCGCGCACAGACAAAAGCACAAGGGACTGTGGATTTCAGTTCGGTTCCGGACGCGCTTTCAGAGATCAAACATGCCCACGAGCCAAAGTCGATCCAGGGCGAGAAACGTCCTGAACAGGCCCGAGTTCATGTCCCTTCACCACCAGCCAGTGCGAGCTACGGAGACTCGATCGAGCACGCGCAGGCCGTCGTACAAAGGCCAGGGGCAGGTGCAGGGCGGCGAGGCGCAGCAGGACGCGGCGGAGAACTGCAGAGAGCGCAAAGAGTTCCCGGAGGAGGACTGCATGCAGCTCAACCCGTCCTTCAAAGGCATCGCCATCAACTCGCTGCTCGCCATCGACATCAGTCTGTCCAAAAGGCTCGGCGTTTGCGCGCGCACCACCTCGTCCTGGGGCAGCATGCGCGCGGTGGTCAATTTACTGGCGCTGACCGGTCACGGCATCCCGTGGATCTTCGGTACCATCGTGTGCCTCACGAGGAGCAACACGCTCGCGGGGCAGGAGGTGCTCGTCAACTTGCTGTTAGGTgggttatatattttt
This window of the Hoplias malabaricus isolate fHopMal1 chromosome Y, fHopMal1.hap1, whole genome shotgun sequence genome carries:
- the LOC136679649 gene encoding inactive phospholipid phosphatase 7-like isoform X2 produces the protein MPTSQSRSRARNVLNRPEFMSLHHQPVRATETRSSTRRPSYKGQGQVQGGEAQQDAAENCRERKEFPEEDCMQLNPSFKGIAINSLLAIDISLSKRLGVCARTTSSWGSMRAVVNLLALTGHGIPWIFGTIVCLTRSNTLAGQEVLVNLLLALLLDIMTVAGIQKLVKRKGPYEMSPSFLDYIAMDVYSFPAAHASRAVMVAKFLLAHLVLAVPLRILLVLWAVLVGMSRVLLGRHHLSDVGCGFALGFLHYTLVEMVWLPSSTCQTLISISTLNWSPFY
- the LOC136679649 gene encoding inactive phospholipid phosphatase 7-like isoform X1, with protein sequence MPTSQSRSRARNVLNRPEFMSLHHQPVRATETRSSTRRPSYKGQGQVQGGEAQQDAAENCRERKEFPEEDCMQLNPSFKGIAINSLLAIDISLSKRLGVCARTTSSWGSMRAVVNLLALTGHGIPWIFGTIVCLTRSNTLAGQEVLVNLLLSYPTSDYIHKLTKPLLLAALLLDIMTVAGIQKLVKRKGPYEMSPSFLDYIAMDVYSFPAAHASRAVMVAKFLLAHLVLAVPLRILLVLWAVLVGMSRVLLGRHHLSDVGCGFALGFLHYTLVEMVWLPSSTCQTLISISTLNWSPFY